One window of the Spea bombifrons isolate aSpeBom1 chromosome 8, aSpeBom1.2.pri, whole genome shotgun sequence genome contains the following:
- the PHF8 gene encoding histone lysine demethylase PHF8: MASVPVYCLCRLPYDVTRFMIECDVCQDWFHGSCVGVEEENASDIDLYHCPNCQITHGPSVMKRRRGSQKQDAGMIKEVGKPVKTGSASFIKELKSRNFPSADEVILKPQGAQLTVEYLEENSFSVPILVIKKDGLGMTLPPPSFAVNDVEYYVGPDKEIDVIDVVRQADLKMKLKDFVKYYNSPKREKVLNVISLEFSETRLSNLVETPKIVRKLSWVENLWPEESVFERPNVQKYCLMGVKDSYTDFHIDFGGTSVWYHVLKGEKIFYLIHPTKTNLSLFECWSSSSNQNEMFFGDQVDKCYRCPVKQGQTLFIPTGWIHAVLTPVDCLAFGGNFLHSLNISMQLKAYEIEKRLSTADLFKFPNFESICWYVGKHLLDTFRGLRENRRHPASYLLHGAKALNTAFKAWTKKEAISDHEEEIPETIITAQLIKDLDREVRLMEDIFHQNIEKTGNLLGLTRSPLAGTSSPSKTALTAKGTKKKGLKPKELSKKGGKKIKDLLEPGTVTESPESPSPKKTVMLKKEKVEDSFLDADPQSSLLDAELIENKLRLVLSNGNNMGGKKVQVGAGSRRLMPGNKHLKKEQLEADLSTGDPFLMDSEDDLQIDEAPRKERKPAPPKRKLTKFPKKLPRAKPCSDPNRVREPGELEFDVEEDYTTDEDAEEADGDQLGASSGGILDLLKASRQVGGPDYSELEEAPASPSTQEAIQGMLCMANLQASSSCTPSNLQAWWAAGQDNGTGAGLPPGANKAAGNNSKSGSNGTAGSTGGGKVIVRPGKRTVKRPAHRSMDSDDDSADEQESLGACFKDSEYIYPSLESDDDDPALRSRPKKRKQTDDAPWNPKARVTPTLPKQARPVREGTRVASVETGLAVAAARLSQQEQQKTQKKKVTNKKKPPSEPELQLPPVEPDPPPPEPQAEVFSGSLADHEYTAGPNIFGMAQINRGTTPMAPGVFLSHRRLSASSPGSQAVQGKRPKKGLATAKQRLGKILKIHRNGKLLLL, from the exons ATGGCGTCTGTGCCGGTGTACTGCTTGTGCCGCCTGCCTTACGATGTGACCCGATTCATGATCGAATGTGATGTCTGTCAGGACTGGTTTCATGGCAG CTGCGTTGGGGTGGAAGAGGAAAATGCCTCGGATATTGACCTGTATCATTGTCCCAACTGCCAGATAACTCATGGACCCTCTGTTA TGAAACGGCGGCGGGGATCTCAGAAGCAAGACGCAGGTATGATCAAGGAGGTCGGAAAGCCGGTGAAAACTGGAAGCGCGAGCTTTATAAAAGAGCTGAAGAGCAGGAATTTTCCCAG TGCAGATGAGGTGATCCTGAAGCCGCAGGGAGCCCAGCTGACCGTGGAGTATCTGGAGGAGAACAGTTTTAGTGTCCCGATCCTGGTGATAAAGAAGGATGGACTGGGAATGACTCTTCCTCCCCCATCTTTCGCTGTCAATGATGTTGAGTACTACGTGG GACCAGACAAGGAGATTGATGTCATAGATGTGGTGAGGCAAGCTGATCTGAAGATGAAACTGAAGGATTTTGTGAAATATTACAACAGCCCCAAGAGAGAAAAAGTGCTGAATGTGATCAGCTTGGAGTTTTCTGAGACCAG GCTGTCTAACTTGGTCGAAACCCCAAAGATTGTGCGAAAACTGTCCTGGGTTGAGAACTTGTGGCCAGAAGAAAGTGTGTTTGAGAGGCCTAATGTCCAGAAGTACTGTCTGATGGGAGTGAAGGACAGTTACACCGACTTCCACATTGACTTTGGGGGTACCTCTGTTTGGTATCATGTTCTAAAG GGAGAGAAAATCTTTTACCTGATCCATCCGACGAAAACAAACTTGTCCCTCTTTGAATGTTGGAGCAGCTCTTCTAACCAAAACGAGATGTTCTTTGGTGATCAAGTGGACAAGTGCTACAGATGTCCCGTTAAACAGGGCCAGACTCTCTTCATCCCAACAG GCTGGATTCACGCTGTTCTCACTCCAGTGGACTGCTTAGCTTTCGGTGGCAACTTTCTCCACAGTCTGAACATATCCATGCAGCTTAA AGCTTATGAGATTGAGAAGCGGTTAAGCACTGCCGATCTTTTTAAGTTTCCAAACTTTGAGTCCATCTGTTGGTATGTGGGGAAGCACTTGCTGGACACTTTTCGTG GGCTTCGTGAGAACAGGAGACACCCAGCGTCCTATCTGCTGCATGGAGCCAAAGCACTTAACACAGCATTCAAAGCTTGGACAAAAAAAGAG GCCATTTCTGATCATGAAGAGGAGATACCAGAGACAATAATCACTGCCCAGCTCATCAAAGACCTAGACCGAGAGGTCAGACTTATGGAG GACATATTTCATCAAAATATAGAGAAGACCGGCAACCTCTTGGGTCTGACAAGAAGTCCGTTGGCTGGAACCTCCTCTCCCTCCAAAACTGCCCTTACAGCCAAGGGCACAAAGAAGAAGGGTTTAAAACCAAAAGAGCTATCGAAGAAAGGAGGGAAGAAAATCAAAGACTTGCTGGAGCCCGGCACCGTTACCGAATCACCAGAAAGTCCAAGCCCGAAGAAAACCGTGAtgctaaagaaagaaaag GTGGAAGACTCGTTTCTGGATGCAGACCCACAGAGCTCCCTCCTGGATGCCGAACTAATAGAGAATAAACTGAGGCTGGTATTGTCCAATGGGAATAACATGGG AGGTAAGAAAGTTCAGGTTGGAGCAGGGAGCAGGCGTCTGATGCCCGGTAATAAGCACCTTAAAAAAGAACAGCTAGAAGCAGACCTGTCCACTGGGGACCCTTTCCTCATGGATTCTGAAGATGACTTACAAATTGATGAAGCCCCTCGCAAGGAAAGGAAACCAGCTCCACCTAAGAGAAAGCTCACTA AATTCCCCAAGAAACTTCCCAGAGCGAAGCCGTGTTCTGATCCGAATCGTGTGCGAGAGCCCGGGGAGCTGGAATTTGACGTGGAG GAGGATTATACGACCGACGAGGATGCCGAGGAGGCTGATGGAGACCAACTTGGGGCTAGCAGCGGGGGCATATTAGACCTCCTGAAAGCGAGTCGCCAGGTCGGGGGCCCTGACTACTCTGAGCTTGA AGAGGCCCCTGCTTCTCCCAGCACGCAGGAAGCCATCCAGGGTATGCTGTGCATGGCCAATCTCCAGGCCTCCTCCTCTTGCACTCCTTCCAACCTTCAGGCTTGGTGGGCTGCTGGTCAGGATAATGGCACTGGAGCGGGATTGCCACCTGGGGCTAACAAAGCTGCTGGAAATAACAGCAAAAGTGGTAGCAATGGGACAGCTGGAAGCACCGGAGGTGGTAAAGTTATCGTAAGGCCCGGTAAGAGAACCGTGAAACGGCCAGCCCACCGAAGCATGGACAGTGATGACGACAGCGCCGATGAGCAGGAGAGCTTAGGGGCTTGCTTCAAAGATTCAGAGTACA TTTACCCGTCTTTAGAGTCAGACGATGATGACCCTGCCTTGAGATCTCGTCCCAAGAAGAGGAAGCAAACTGATGATGCTCCGTGGAACCCAAAAG CCCGTGTGACTCCAACGCTTCCCAAGCAAGCTCGCCCGGTACGGGAGGGAACACGTGTGGCTTCTGTTGAAACTGGCTTGGCTGTTGCGGCCGCAAGGCTCTCCCAACAG GAGCAGCAGAAAACTCAGAAGAAGAAGGTGACCAACAAGAAGAAACCCCCAAGTGAGccagagctgcagctccctCCAGTTGAGCCAGACCCACCCCCGCCTGAACCCCAGGCCGAGGTGTTCTCCGGAAGTCTGGCTGACCACGAATACACGGCAGGACCCAATATATTTGGCATGGCTCAAATCAACAGAGGAACCACACCGATGGCCCCTGGTGTCTTCTTGTCTCACAGACGGCTATCTGCATCCTCTCCAGGGAGCCAAGCAGTTCAGG GAAAACGTCCCAAGAAAGGATTGGCTACGGCCAAACAGCGCCTTGGGAAGATCCTGAAGATCCATCGGAATGGGAAGTTGCTTCTTCTGTGA